A region from the Canis lupus familiaris isolate Mischka breed German Shepherd chromosome 3, alternate assembly UU_Cfam_GSD_1.0, whole genome shotgun sequence genome encodes:
- the LOC102154649 gene encoding dnaJ homolog subfamily A member 1-like, translating into MVKETTYYDVLGVKPNATQEELKKAYRKLALKYHHDKNPNEGEKFKQIFQAYEVLSDAKERELYDKGGEQAIKEGGAGGGFGSPMDIFDMFFGGGGRMQRERRGKNVVHQLSVTLEDLYNGATRKLALQKNVICDKCEGRGGKKGAVECCPNCRGTGMQIRIHQIGPGMVQQIQSVCMECQGHGERISPKDRCKSCNGRKIVREKKILEVHIEKGMKDGQKITFHGEGDQEPGLEPGDIIIVLDQKDHAVFTRRGEDLFMCMDIQLVEALCGFQKPISTLDN; encoded by the coding sequence atggtgaaagaaaCCACTTACTATGATGTTTTGGGGGTCAAACCCAATGCCACCCAGGAGGAATTGAAAAAGGCTTACAGAAAACTGGCCTTGAAGTACCACCATGATAAGAATCcaaatgaaggagagaagtttaaacagatttttcaAGCTTATGAAGTGCTCTCTGATGCAAAGGAAAGGGAATTATATGACAAAGGAGGAGAACAGGCAATTAAAGAAGGTGGAGCTGGTGGTGGTTTTGGCTCCCCCATGGACATCTTTGATATGTtttttggaggaggaggcaggatgcaGAGAGAACGGAGAGGTAAAAATGTTGTACATCAGCTCTCAGTAACCTTAGAAGATCTCTATAATGGCGCAACAAGAAAACTAGCTCTGCAAAAGAATGTGATTTGCGATAAATGTGAAGGCCGAGGTGGTAAGAAAGGAGCAGTCGAATGTTGTCCCAATTGCCGAGGTACTGGAATGCAAATAAGAATTCATCAGATAGGACCTGGAATGGTTCAGCAAATTCAATCTGTGTGCATGGAGTGCCAGGGCCATGGGGAACGGATCAGTCCTAAAGATAGATGTAAAAGCTGCAACGGAAGGAAGATAGTTCGAGAGAAGAAGATTCTAGAAGTGCATATTGAAAAAGGCATGAAAGATGGCCAGAAGATAACATTCCATGGTGAGGGAGACCAAGAACCAGGACTGGAACCAGGagatattatcattgttttagaTCAGAAGGACCATGCTGTTTTTACTCGACGAGGagaagatcttttcatgtgtatggaTATACAGCTGGTTGAAGCCCTGTGTGGCTTTCAAAAGCCAATATCTACTCTTGACAACTGA